The genomic DNA TGTCCGAGGCCACCGTGAGCCGGGTCCTCAACGGCAAGCCCGGCGTGGCCGAGAGCACTCGCGTGGCGGTCCTCGCCGCCGTCGACATGCTCGGCTACGACCGCCCGGCCAAGCTCCGGCGCGCGAGCGTCGGGCTGGTTGGGCTCGTCGTCCCGGAGCTGGAGAACCCGGTCTTCCCGGCGTTCGCGCAGGCCATCGAGTCCGGCCTGGCGGCGCGGGACTACACCCCGATCCTGTGCACCCAGACCGCGGGCGGCATCGCCGAGGACGACTACGTGGCGATGATGCTCGAGCGGGGGGTCTCGGGGATCGTCTTCGTCTCCGGGCTGCACGCCGACGCCACGGCGGACATGTCGCGCTACCACGCCCTGACCCAGCGCGGGCTGCCCGTCGTGCTGGTCAACGGCTACCAGGAGAGCGTCGAGGCCCCGTTCGTGAGCAACGACGACGTCGGGGCGATGGCGCTCGCGGTCGGTCACCTCGTGGGGCTCGGCCACCGTCGCATCGGCCTGGCCGTGGGCCAGGAGCGGTTCGTCCCCTCGCACCGCAAAATCACCGGCTTCCGGCAGGCCATGGCCGACCTGGTGGGCCTCGACGATGTCAGCGACCTCATCGCCAGCACGCTGTTCACGGTTGAGGGCGGCAGTCAGGCGGCGGCCCAGCTCCTGGACGCCGGCTGCACCGCCATCACCTGCGGCAGCGACATCATGGCGCTGGGCGTCATCGCCGAGGCGCGGCGCCGCGGGCTGAGCGTCCCGACGGACCTGTCCGTGGTGGGCTATGACGACTCGCTGCTGATGGCCTACACCGACCCGCCGCTGACCACCGTCCGGCAGGACACCACGGGCATGGCCCAGGCCGCGGTGTCGCTGCTCCTCGCGCAGATCGAGGGTCAGCCGACGCCGCGTGCCGAACTCGTGTTCCGTCCCGATTTCGTCGTTCGCTCCTCCACTGGCCCCGCCCCGCAGACCAGCGCGGCGCACGCGGCGATGCGACGCGGCGAGGCGGGCCTGTCCGCGCGGCTGGAGGGGGCGGTGCGGACGGCCCGCGGTCGGCGCGGTGGGCGGTCGGCTTAGCGGGGCGGGTTCGCCGTGCGCGCGGCGACGAACGCGGCCAGTACGGCGACCGCGGCCGGCACGTCGGCGACGCGGCAGCACGCGGCCGTGCTCCCTCCACCGACCTTGATCGTCACGTCGCCGCGGGCGGGATCCAGCGCCCGAAACGCCATCTCGTCGGTGACGTCGTCGCCCAGGTAGATCGTGGCGTCGGCGCCCACCTCCGCGGCGAGGCCGCGCAGCGCCGAGCCCTTGTTCGCCTCGATGACCCCGATCTCCTGGACGTCCTTGCCGCGCAGCGGATGGCAGTCCGAGAACTGCTCGGCCACCTCGCCGGCCGCCGTCAGCGCCGCCGAGTTCGCGGGTTCGGGCATGCCGCGCGTGTGCAGGACCACCGCGGCGGGCTTGCGTTCGATCCGGCTGCCGGGATGTGCCGCGACCACGGCGTGCAGCGCCTCGTCCAGGGCGCTCAGCAGGTCGGTCTGAGCGGGGGTGAGCTGACCCGAGCCGACGACGCGACTCGACTGGGCCCCGTGCGTCCCGATGAAGACGACACGGGGGTCGTCGGCCAACCCCGAAAGATCTTGCAGGACGGCGAGGTCACGCCCCGAGACGAGGGCGACCGTGACGCCCGGCAGGGCCAGCGCCGCCCGGAGGGCCTCGATGGCGCCGGGTGCCGGCCGGGCCTGCATCGGGTCCTGGACGAACGGCGCCAGCGTGCCGTCGAAGTCGGTGGCCAGCACCACGGTCGGCAGCGCCGCGGCCCGACGTACCAGCTCGTGCACGTCAGCGCTCAGCTCGGCGGCGGCCTGCGCACCCCCCGGTCGCGCGGTCACCGTCGGCTCCCCGCCGCCTGGGTCGAGGGCTCCGCGGCCGGCCGCTCCGGCGCGGCCTCCAGCGCCTGCAGGAAGCTGGCGGCCCAGTGCTGCACGTCGTACTGCGTGATGCGGCGCCGCAGCGCCCGCATCCGGCGCCGCCGCTCGGCGCTCGGCGCCGTGGCCGCCCTCATGATCGTCGCCTTCAGGCCCTGGATGTCATGCGGGTTGCACAGATAGGCCTGGGTGAGTTCCTCTGCGGCGCCAGCGAACTCGGACAGCACCAGGGCGCCCGTGTCGTCGGGGTGGCAGGCGATGTATTCCTTCGCGACGAGATTCATCCCGTCCCGCAGCGGGGTCACGAGCATGACGTCGGCGGCCCGATACATCGCGGCCATCTCCGCCTGGTCGAAGCTCTGGTGCAGGTATTCGATCGCCGCCGAGCCCAGGGAGCTGTAGTCGCCGTTGGCCTGCGCCACCGTGAGTTCGACCTGCTCGCGGAGGTCCTTGTAGGCGTCGACCCGCTCCCGGCTGGGCACGGCCACCTGGATCAAGCACTGCTCGGGCGGGGCGATGGCCCCGTCGCGGAGCAACTCCTGGTAGGCCTTCAGGCGGTGCCGGATGCCCTTGGTGTAGTCGAGGCGATCGCAGCCGAGCATGAGCACCTTGGGGTTGCCCAGCGACTCGCGGATCTCCTTGGCCCGCGCCTGGACCTCCGGCCGCGCGGCCAGTTCGGTGAAGTGGGCCGTGTCGATGGAGATCGGCACGCCGGCGGCGCGCACCGCCCGGTGCTGGCCGGGGGGTCCGGCGGTGTAGACGATGTCGCGCTTCAACCGCAGCCCGGCGAGCTCCCGGCAGGCGCGCCGGAAGTTGGCCGCGTCCGAGGACTTCTGGAAGCCGAGGAAGTCCGCCCCGAGGAGGCCGTCGATGATCTCGCGGCGCCACGGGAGCTGCGCGAACAGTTCCACCGGCGGGAACGGGATGTGGTTGAACCAGCCGATCCGGACGTCTGGGCGCAGCTCGCGCACGAGCGCGGGCACCAGTTGCAGCTGATAGTCGTGCACCCACACCGTGGCGTTC from Austwickia sp. includes the following:
- a CDS encoding LacI family DNA-binding transcriptional regulator, whose protein sequence is MRAPRLADVAAQTGVSEATVSRVLNGKPGVAESTRVAVLAAVDMLGYDRPAKLRRASVGLVGLVVPELENPVFPAFAQAIESGLAARDYTPILCTQTAGGIAEDDYVAMMLERGVSGIVFVSGLHADATADMSRYHALTQRGLPVVLVNGYQESVEAPFVSNDDVGAMALAVGHLVGLGHRRIGLAVGQERFVPSHRKITGFRQAMADLVGLDDVSDLIASTLFTVEGGSQAAAQLLDAGCTAITCGSDIMALGVIAEARRRGLSVPTDLSVVGYDDSLLMAYTDPPLTTVRQDTTGMAQAAVSLLLAQIEGQPTPRAELVFRPDFVVRSSTGPAPQTSAAHAAMRRGEAGLSARLEGAVRTARGRRGGRSA
- the otsB gene encoding trehalose-phosphatase — encoded protein: MSADVHELVRRAAALPTVVLATDFDGTLAPFVQDPMQARPAPGAIEALRAALALPGVTVALVSGRDLAVLQDLSGLADDPRVVFIGTHGAQSSRVVGSGQLTPAQTDLLSALDEALHAVVAAHPGSRIERKPAAVVLHTRGMPEPANSAALTAAGEVAEQFSDCHPLRGKDVQEIGVIEANKGSALRGLAAEVGADATIYLGDDVTDEMAFRALDPARGDVTIKVGGGSTAACCRVADVPAAVAVLAAFVAARTANPPR
- a CDS encoding trehalose-6-phosphate synthase, which produces MSERTTARPDVAPATEQTYDFVIAANRLPVDRKEAADGTVSWQRSPGGLVSAMDSVMRGREGAWIGWAGDAGEAPAPFEDAGMYLYPVPLSAEEIADHYEGLSNDTLWPIYHDVIVPATFHRRWWQAYTRVNKRFAEAIATVAAPNATVWVHDYQLQLVPALVRELRPDVRIGWFNHIPFPPVELFAQLPWRREIIDGLLGADFLGFQKSSDAANFRRACRELAGLRLKRDIVYTAGPPGQHRAVRAAGVPISIDTAHFTELAARPEVQARAKEIRESLGNPKVLMLGCDRLDYTKGIRHRLKAYQELLRDGAIAPPEQCLIQVAVPSRERVDAYKDLREQVELTVAQANGDYSSLGSAAIEYLHQSFDQAEMAAMYRAADVMLVTPLRDGMNLVAKEYIACHPDDTGALVLSEFAGAAEELTQAYLCNPHDIQGLKATIMRAATAPSAERRRRMRALRRRITQYDVQHWAASFLQALEAAPERPAAEPSTQAAGSRR